One genomic segment of Erythrolamprus reginae isolate rEryReg1 chromosome 2, rEryReg1.hap1, whole genome shotgun sequence includes these proteins:
- the LOC139159951 gene encoding zinc finger protein 180-like: MPYKCSQCGKCFSKNGNLVIHQRIHTGEKPYDCPDCEKRFIGNSDLMRHLRTHTGEKPFECPDCGKSFSLNSNLIRHQRTHTGEKPFECPDCGKTFSQNSNLMNHQRTHIREKPFDCTDCGKSFIANSQLVRHKRTHTGDKPFKCSDCGKRFSHNSNLVIHQRTHTGEKPFECSDCGKCFSQNYDLVIHQRIHTGEKPFECSECGKGFSQNSHLVRHQKTHTGEKPFECPDCGKSFSENSHLVRHQRTHTERNPLNVLIVGKVLVRIPTWLYIRELTQERNLLNVLIVGKVSVRIPT; encoded by the coding sequence ATGCCCTACAAGTGCTCCCAGTGTGGTAAATGCTTTAGCAAAAATGGCAATTTAGTGATACACCAAAGGATTCACACGGGAGAGAAGCCGTATGACTGTCCTGATTGTGAGAAACGTTTCATTGGAAATTCCGACCTCATGAGACACCTGAGGacgcacacaggagagaaacccttcgaatgccctgattgtgggaaaagtttcagtctcaaTTCCAACCTGATAagacatcagagaactcacacaggagagaaaccctttgaatgtcctgattgtgggaaaactttcagtcagaattccaacctgatGAATCATCAGAGGACACACATCAGAGAGAAGCCGTTTGACTGtactgattgtgggaaaagtttcattgCAAATTCCCAACTCGTGAGACacaagagaactcacacaggagacaaaccctttaaatgttcagattgtgggaaaaggtttAGTCACAATTCCAACCTAGTGatacatcagagaactcacacaggggagaaaccctttgaatgttctgattgtgggaaatgttttagtcagaattatgacctggtgatacaccagaggattcacacaggagagaaaccctttgaatgttctgaatgtgggaaaggtttcagtcagaattcccacctggtaaGACACCAaaaaactcacacaggagagaaaccctttgaatgtcctgattgtgggaaaagtttcagtgagAATTCCCATCTGGTaagacaccagagaactcacactgagagaaaccctttgaatgtcctgattgtgggaaaagttttagtgagaattcccacctggttatacatcagagaactcacacaggagagaaaccttttgaatgtcctgattgtgggaaaagtttcagtcagaattcccacctga
- the LOC139159950 gene encoding zinc finger protein ZFP2-like, with the protein MSYECSHCGKCFSKNGNLMMHQRTHTGEKPFECPDCGKSFSYNSSLVRHQRTHTGEKPFECSFCGKSFSHNPSLIRHQRIHTGEKPFECPDCGKSFSENSDLVRHQRTHTGEKPFECPDCAKSFSQNSCLVKHQRTHTGEKPFECPMCGESFSQNSCLVKHQRTHTGEKPFECPDCGKRFSQNSNLRNHQRTHTGEKPFECPVCGESFTQNSCLVNHQRIHTGEKPFECPDCEKGFSQNSNLIRHQRIHTGEKPFECPVCGKIFSLNFNLKNHQRTHTGEKPFECTDCGKSFSYNSSLVRHQRTHT; encoded by the coding sequence ATGTCCTACGAGTGCTCCCATTGTGGTAAATGCTTTAGCAAAAATGGCAACTTAATGATGcatcagaggactcatacaggagagaaaccctttgaatgtcctgattgtgggaaaagtttcagttataattccagcctggtgagacatcagaggactcatacaggagagaaaccttttgaatgttctttttgtgggaaaagtttcagtcacaatCCCAGCCTGATAAGACATcagaggattcatacaggagagaaaccctttgaatgtcctgattgtggcaaAAGTTTCAGTGAAAATTCTGACCTGgtaagacaccagaggactcacacaggagaaaaaccctttgaatgtcctgattgtgcgaaaagtttcagtcagaattcctgtCTGGTGAagcatcagaggactcacacaggagaaaaaccctttgaatgtcctatgTGTGGAGagagtttcagtcagaattcctgcCTGGTGAagcatcagagaactcacacaggagaaaaaccctttgaatgtcctgattgtgggaaacgtttcagtcagaattccaacttGAGGaatcatcagaggactcacacaggagaaaaaccctttgaatgtccggTTTGTGGGGAAAGTTTCACTCAGAATTCCTGCTTGGTAAAtcatcagaggattcacacaggagaaaaaccgtttgaatgtcctgattgtgagaaaggtttcagtcagaattccaacctgataagacatcaaaggattcacacaggagagaaaccctttgagtgtCCGGTTTGTGGGAAAATTTTCAGTCTCAATTTCAACCTGAAGaatcatcagagaactcacacaggagagaaaccctttgaatgtactgattgtggaaaaagtttcagttacAATTCCAGTCTGGTAAGACATCAGAGAACTCATACCTGA
- the LOC139163217 gene encoding zinc finger protein 84-like, which yields MEKSYDCPDCGKHFNAISALMRHLKTHTGEKHFECPDCGKSFSQNSQLMIHQSRACHGPVKRPRWAASGPRAVVWGPLHQRTHTGEKIFECSDCGKSFSFNSYLVIHQRTHTGEKPFECHDCGKSFSRNFNLVMHRRTHTGEKLFKCSDCGKCFSQNSNLVIHERTHTGEKPFECPVCGESFSQNSTLITHQRTHTGEKPFECPVCGENFSQISNLITHQRTHTGEKPFECPECGKSFIQNSDLVSHQRTHTGERPFECLDCGKSFSYNSSLVRHQKSHAGKKPFECTDCGKGFNCNSSLVRHQRAHTGNKLFQCSDCGKSFLHNTSLIRHQRTHTGKKPFQCFDCGKRFIESSYLVIHQRTHTGEKPFECPVCGESFSYNSNLVRHQRTHTGEKHFECSDCGKSFSENAQLIRHQRTHTGEKPFECYNCGKSFSENSHLIRHQRTHTGEKPFVCPDCGKSFSLNSNLKNHQRIHKGEKPFQCFDCGKSFSHNSKLVIHQKTHTG from the exons ATGGAGAAGTCGTATgactgtcctgattgtgggaagcATTTCAATGCAATTTCTGCCCTCATGAGACACCTtaagactcacacaggagagaaacactttgaatgtcctgattgtgggaaaagtttcagtcagaattctcaGCTGATGATACaccagagcaggg cttgccacgggccggttaaaagacctcgttgggccgcatccggcccgcgggccgtagtttggggaccgctgcaccagaggactcacacaggagagaaaatctttgaatgttctgattgtgggaagagtttcagtttcaattcctacctggtgatacatcagaggactcacacaggagagaaaccctttgaatgccatgattgtgggaaaagtttcagtcgcaaTTTCAACCTGGTGATGcaccggaggactcacacaggagagaaactctttaaatgttctgattgtggcaaatgtttcagtcagaattccaacctggtgatacacgagaggacacacacaggagagaaaccctttgaatgtcctgtttgtggggaaagtttcagtcagaattctacCCTGATAacacatcagagaactcacacaggagagaaaccctttgaatgtcctgtttgtggggAAAATTTCAGTCAGATTTCCAACCTGATAacacatcagagaactcacacaggagagaaaccctttgaatgtcctgaatgtgggaaaagttttattcAAAATTCTGACCTGGTCAgccatcagaggactcacacaggtgaaaggccctttgaatgtcttgattgtggaaaaagtttcagttacAATTCCAGCCTGGTAAGACATCAGAAGTCTCACGCAGgaaagaaaccatttgaatgcacTGATTGTGGAAAAGGTTTCAATTGCAATTCCAGTCTGGTAAGACATCAGAGAGCTCACACAGGAAATAAACTCTTtcaatgttctgattgtgggaaaagtttccttCACAATACCAGCCTGATAAGACATCAGAGAACAcacacaggaaaaaaaccctttcagtgttttgattgtgggaaaaggttcaTTGAGAGTTCctacctggtgatacaccagaggactcacacaggagagaaaccctttgaatgccctgttTGTGGGGAAAGTTTCAGTTACAATTCCAACCTGGtaagacatcagaggactcacactggagagaaacacttcgaatgttctgattgtggaaaaagcttCAGTGAAAATGCCCAATTGataagacaccagaggactcacacaggagagaaaccctttgaatgttataattgtgggaaaagtttcagtgagAATTCCCACCTGataagacaccagaggactcacacaggagagaaaccttttgtatgtcctgattgtgggaaaagtttcagtctcaaTTCCAACCTGAAGAATCATCAGAGAATTCACAAAGGAGAGAAGCCCTTTCAGTGttttgattgtgggaaaagtttcagtcacaattccaaaCTAGTGATACATCAGAAAACTCACACAGGATAG